Proteins encoded in a region of the Rutidosis leptorrhynchoides isolate AG116_Rl617_1_P2 chromosome 9, CSIRO_AGI_Rlap_v1, whole genome shotgun sequence genome:
- the LOC139866429 gene encoding 1-aminocyclopropane-1-carboxylate synthase 9-like, with amino-acid sequence MLSKKVLLDSHGEDSSYFVGLQMYQKNPYDHVHNPSGIIQMGLAENQLSMDLLESWLAKNSDVTGLKENGGSIFKELALFQDYHGLPSFKKALAEFMEEVRGRRVTLDPTKIVLTAGSTSANETLMFCLAESGDVFLIPTPYYPGYDRDLKWRTGVEIVPIQCSSSNHFRITKCAIEEAYKQAQSLNLNVKGVLITNPSNPLGTTMTHEEINIIIDFCLDKLIHIVSDEIFSATVFSSPNFISVLEALHKRNLEDSIVNNLVHVVYSLSKDLGLSGFRVGMIYSNNEKVISAATKMSSFGLISSQTQHLVSNIIGDKKFMKYYMKENIKRLKKRHEMLVSKLKRIGIKCLKSNAGLFCWVDMRHLLSSKTFEAEIELWNKILFVTKLNISPGSSCHCNEPGWFRICFANVSEDMLNVSMQRLKAFMETSCHDDVCNARRIRVS; translated from the exons ATGTTGTCCAAGAAAGTTTTACTTGACTCTCATGGAGAAGACTCTTCTTATTTTGTAGGGTTACAAATGTACCAAAAAAATCCTTATGATCATGTGCATAACCCTTCCGGGATCATCCAAATGGGTCTAGCTGAAAATCAG ctGTCAATGGATCTTCTCGAATCATGGCTTGCAAAGAACTCGGATGTTACAGGATTAAAAGAAAATGGTGGTTCCATTTTTAAAGAGTTGGCTCTTTTTCAAGACTATCATGGCTTGCCATCTTTCAAGAAA GCATTAGCAGAATTCATGGAAGAAGTACGAGGAAGAAGGGTCACGTTGGATCCAACTAAAATCGTGCTTACCGCGGGTTCAACTTCTGCAAACGAAACCCTAATGTTTTGTCTTGCTGAGTCGGGTGATGTGTTTCTCATCCCCACGCCATACTATCCAGG ATATGATAGAGATTTGAAGTGGAGAACGGGTGTCGAAATTGTTCCAATCCAATGCTCAAGCTCAAATCATTTTAGGATCACTAAGTGTGCTATAGAAGAAGCATACAAACAAGCCCAAAGTCTTAATCTAAATGTTAAAGGGGTTTTGATCACAAACCCTTCAAACCCTTTGGGCACAACCATGACTCATGAAGAAATTAACATTATTATCGATTTTTGCTTAGATAAATTGATTCATATTGTGAGCGACGAAATATTTTCGGCCACGGTTTTTAGCTCCCCAAACTTCATAAGCGTACTTGAAGCGTTACATAAACGAAATCTAGAAGACTCCATTGTTAATAACCTTGTTCATGTTGTTTATAGCCTCTCAAAAGACTTGGGCCTCTCCGGATTTCGAGTAGGGATGATTTATTCTAACAACGAAAAGGTGATATCCGCCGCTACAAAAATGTCAAGTTTTGGTCTTATCTCATCTCAAACTCAACACCTTGTGTCCAACATTATTGGAGACAAAAAGTTCATGAAATATTACATGAAAGAAAACATTAAAAGACTAAAAAAGAGACATGAAATGCTTGTTTCCAAGTTAAAGAGGATTGGGATCAAATGCCTAAAAAGTAATGCCGGCTTATTTTGTTGGGTCGATATGAGACATTTATTAAGTTCTAAAACGTTTGAGGCCGAAATTGAGCTATGGAACAAGATCCTTTTTGTTACTAAGCTGAATATCTCTCCCGGATCTTCTTGTCATTGTAATGAGCCAGGGTGGTTTCGTATTTGTTTCGCGAACGTATCCGAAGACATGTTGAATGTTTCGATGCAAAGGTTGAAGGCCTTTATGGAGACCTC CTGTCATGATGATGTTTGCAACGCTCGAAGGATCCGTGTCTCGTAG
- the LOC139866428 gene encoding CSC1-like protein RXW8, producing MILPALLTSAGFNIVICVGFMSLYSILRKQPYNLKVYFGQRLAQLQPGQKNHYFFDRLIPSAGWLVKAWEATDDDIFACGGIDGLVFIRLIVFCIRIFSVASVLCIFIVLPVNLFGQGVEQRTPESQMDIFTIANVQEGSQGLWAHFFALYVISIVAYVLLYIEFKNVARLRLEQVIRFPTKPSHFTVLVRGIPWSEGESYSEVVRKHFSSYYNSSYLAHQMVYRSGTIQRLMMDAEKMYKVITETPVNQYVQPIAQPITVGVGHMAGYAAPLKKVASDIGTSVKKHKEKSDMKDQECAAAFIFFRTRYAAMVASHMIQSKDPMLWVIDYAPEPHDVFWANLCVPYRLLWIRKTLVFIGSILFSLWFLLPTTLVQGLVNIEKLENTFPSLRGISQRRYVNIISGYLPSLVLTCFVLLVPPVMMMFATLEGSVSRSGRKKSACCKAIIFFFWNIFFYNLFTGTWWDRMGRLTVTGLKDMATLLGNLIPGQAPFFMTYIMTTGWASLAYELMQPFVLIVNWIYQFVLMKKEGYGDLYTFPYHTEVPRALLFNLLGFTFCILAPLILPFLMVYFFFAYFVYRNQMLNVYITRYDTNGSYWPVAHNAAIFALIVMQAVASIIFGMKNFGTASTFAFVLIIFTSLFNLYCRHKFLPLFNNKAAQDLIEMDRHDENSGKLEEILSRLLSSYNKFGSRSGNHPNDLLSAEYKITRSKE from the exons ATGATCTTACCAGCTTTACTGACTTCTGCTGGTTTCAATATTGTGATTTGTGTTGGGTTTATGTCACTATATTCCATATTGAGAAAGCAACCGTATAATTTAAAAGTTTATTTCGGGCAAAGGCTTGCTCAGTTGCAGCCGGGCCAAAAGAATCACTACTTTTTCGACAGACTAATCCCGTCCGCGGGCTGGTTAGTCAAGGCATGGGAAGCAACAGATGATGACATATTTGCTTGTGGTGGTATCGATGGACTCGTTTTTATCAGGCTGATTGTTTTTTG CATACGCATTTTTTCTGTTGCTTCGGTTCTATGCATATTTATTGTGCTTCCTGTCAACTTGTTTGGACAAGGCGTAGAACAGAGGACACCTGAGTCACAAATGGATATATTTACTATTGCAAATGTTCAAGAAGGTTCACAAGG GCTATGGGCTCACTTCTTTGCGCTTTATGTTATATCTATCGTTGCTTATGTACTTCTATACATT GAATTTAAGAATGTTGCAAGGTTGAGGTTGGAACAAGTAATTAGGTTCCCAACAAAACCGAGTCACTTCACGGTTCTTGTTCGAGGTATACCATGGTCTGAAGGAGAATCATATAGTGAAGTTGTGAGAAAGCATTTTAGTAGTTATTATAATTCAAGTTACCTCGCACATCAAATGGTTTATCGATCCGGTACAATTCAGAGGTTGATG ATGGATGCAGAGAAGATGTATAAGGTGATAACAGAGACTCCTGTAAATCAATACGTTCAACCGATCGCTCAACCGATTACTGTCGGGGTTGGCCATATGGCAGGGTATGCAGCCCCATTAAAAAAGGTTGCTAGTGATATAGGAACTAGTGTCAAGAAACATAAAGAAAAATCAGATATGAAAGACCAG GAGTGTGCTGCTGCGTTCATTTTTTTCAGGACCCGATATGCGGCTATGGTGGCTTCGCACATGATCCAATCAAAAGATCCTATGTTATGGGTCATAGACTATGCTCCAGAACCACATGATGTCTTTTGGGCCAACCTTTGTGTTCCTTATAGATTGTTATGGATCCGTAAAACATTGGTCTTTATTGGCTCTATTCTCTTTAGCTTGTGGTTTCTCTTGCCTACAACTTTAGTTCAAGGTCTCGTTAATATCGAAAAACTAGAGAACACATTCCCATCCCTCAGAGGCATATCTCAAAG GAGGTATGTCAACATTATTTCGGGGTATCTACCAAGTTTGGTGCTAACGTGTTTTGTGTTACTCGTTCCACCTGTCATGATGATGTTTGCAACGCTCGAAGGATCCGTGTCTCGTAGCGGGAGAAAAAAGAGTGCTTGTTGCAAAGCTATAATCTTTTTCTTTTGGAATATTTTCTTTTACAACCTTTTCACGGGTACTTGGTGGGACCGTATGGGTAGACTTACTGTTACTGGTCTAAAAGACATGGCTACTCTACTTGGAAATTTGATCCCTGGTCAG GCACCGTTCTTTATGACGTACATTATGACAACGGGTTGGGCAAGTTTGGCATACGAATTGATGCAACCGTTTGTCCTAATCGTTAACTGGATCTATCAATTCGTTTTAATGAAGAAAGAGGGCTACGGTGACCTATACACTTTCCCGTACCACACCGAAGTTCCGAGGGCTCTTCTATTTAATCTTCTCGGTTTCACATTCTGCATTTTGGCACCCTTGATTTTACCTTTTCTAATGGTCTACTTCTTCTTCGCTTATTTTGTATACAGAAATCAG ATGCTGAACGTTTATATTACGAGATATGATACTAATGGAAGTTATTGGCCGGTTGCTCATAATGCTGCAATATTTGCATTAATAGTGATGCAAGCAGTAGCATCAATAATTTTCGGAATGAAGAATTTCGGCACCGCATCAACCTTTGCTTTCGTACTCATCATCTTCACTTCTCTTTTCAACTTGTACTGCCGCCATAAGTTTTTACCACTTTTTAATAACAAAGCTGCACAG GATCTTATTGAGATGGATCGACATGATGAGAATTCTGGAAAGCTTGAAGAGATTCTTTCACGATTACTATCATCATATAATAAGTTTGGATCACGTTCTGGTAATCATCCTAATGATCTGTTGTCAGCCGAGTACAAAATCACAAGAAGTAAAGAATAA